A DNA window from bacterium contains the following coding sequences:
- a CDS encoding HNH endonuclease, which translates to MRGLSMSRPRTERVEIVCAECGNIFSERASRHRRYCSRRCANAATAGRYEEAQHTKICAWCGCLFRVRTGRLAAKYCSFACRQVAIARMSAALRGDLLRGRGAGRSPYIKRDGQHEHRAVMEAHCGHTLSSDEVVHHKDGNGHNNTIENLVVMSRSEHARLHARS; encoded by the coding sequence ATGCGAGGGCTTTCTATGAGTCGTCCGAGAACCGAACGCGTTGAAATCGTTTGTGCGGAATGCGGCAACATCTTCTCTGAGCGGGCAAGCCGTCATCGGCGGTACTGTTCTCGCCGGTGTGCTAATGCGGCAACAGCGGGCAGATATGAAGAGGCACAGCACACGAAAATCTGCGCGTGGTGCGGCTGTCTGTTCAGAGTACGGACAGGCCGTCTTGCTGCGAAATACTGTAGTTTCGCCTGTAGACAGGTGGCGATAGCGCGAATGTCTGCGGCGTTGCGCGGTGACCTGTTGCGGGGGCGGGGGGCAGGACGTTCGCCCTATATCAAACGAGACGGTCAACACGAACACCGAGCGGTTATGGAAGCGCATTGTGGCCATACGCTTTCTTCCGATGAAGTTGTACACCACAAGGACGGCAACGGACACAACAACACGATAGAAAACCTGGTCGTTATGTCTCGTTCAGAGCACGCGCGGCTACACGCACGCAGTTAG
- a CDS encoding DnaB-like helicase C-terminal domain-containing protein: MNRDVLGVLVTTPPQAIESEQQVIGCMIQGFAAEGLALVADDKMFWSDEYRAIFRAIASLCDRGAPVDAVTVRQEDKECDALALMNCAEVIPSRANLDYHCGKMREAHQRRVMLEVGLYLAQEARNAESPDEAIAKAAQRVTAIPSAKRGPSDMRALLADVFKGINAKCVRETIPTGFYGIDDLLGGGLARGELVIVGARPATGKTTFALNVGGNVAKSGQSVLLVSLEMTLVQLGLKMMQWCSGLTERVMMSASETEMQRVRDAAARMSEWDLRIYDPPGTTLAELLGSIRQEHRQKPLDLIVIDYLQLIVCPPRERRDIEVGVLSRSLKQVARECNCPVMALCQLNRQSEMREDRKPRVNDLRESGNLEQDADVVILMHKDEQPMGQNATESVEFHVAKNRNGVTGICDLGFLGYLSQFQNRATRRQEQEGVVR, from the coding sequence ATGAACAGGGACGTGTTGGGGGTGTTGGTGACGACACCGCCTCAGGCGATTGAGTCCGAGCAGCAAGTCATCGGATGCATGATTCAGGGCTTCGCCGCTGAGGGACTGGCGCTGGTTGCCGACGACAAGATGTTCTGGAGCGATGAGTATCGCGCGATCTTCCGCGCTATCGCGTCGCTCTGTGATCGCGGCGCGCCCGTGGACGCCGTGACGGTGCGCCAGGAGGACAAGGAGTGTGACGCGCTGGCGCTCATGAACTGTGCGGAGGTCATCCCCAGTCGCGCCAACCTCGATTACCACTGCGGCAAGATGCGCGAGGCGCATCAAAGGCGCGTGATGCTGGAGGTGGGATTGTATCTCGCTCAGGAGGCACGAAACGCGGAGAGCCCGGATGAGGCGATTGCAAAGGCCGCTCAGCGTGTGACGGCAATCCCCAGCGCGAAGAGGGGGCCCTCGGACATGCGCGCGCTCTTGGCCGACGTGTTCAAAGGGATCAATGCCAAGTGCGTGCGCGAGACGATTCCGACCGGGTTCTACGGGATCGACGACCTCTTGGGTGGCGGGCTGGCGCGGGGCGAGCTGGTCATCGTCGGCGCGCGCCCGGCGACGGGCAAGACGACCTTCGCCCTCAACGTCGGCGGCAACGTGGCCAAGTCGGGGCAGTCCGTGCTGCTGGTGTCGCTCGAAATGACGCTGGTGCAGTTGGGCCTGAAGATGATGCAGTGGTGCTCAGGGCTGACCGAGCGCGTGATGATGAGTGCGAGTGAGACTGAAATGCAGAGGGTGAGAGACGCGGCCGCGCGAATGAGCGAGTGGGATCTCCGCATTTACGACCCGCCCGGCACGACACTGGCTGAACTCTTGGGGAGCATTCGCCAAGAACACCGTCAGAAACCGCTCGACCTGATCGTCATCGATTATCTCCAGTTGATTGTCTGTCCCCCTCGCGAGCGCCGGGACATCGAGGTGGGGGTACTCAGCCGCAGTCTGAAGCAAGTCGCGCGCGAGTGCAACTGTCCGGTGATGGCCCTGTGTCAACTGAACCGGCAATCCGAGATGCGTGAGGACCGCAAGCCCCGCGTGAACGACCTGAGAGAATCCGGCAATCTGGAGCAGGACGCGGATGTGGTCATCCTGATGCACAAGGACGAGCAGCCCATGGGACAGAACGCGACCGAGAGCGTAGAGTTTCACGTCGCGAAGAACCGCAACGGCGTAACCGGGATCTGTGATTTGGGATTTCTCGGGTACCTGTCGCAGTTTCAGAATCGCGCGACCCGACGGCAGGAACAGGAGGGGGTTGTCCGGTGA
- a CDS encoding DNA cytosine methyltransferase, with protein sequence MNYYNDCDPFAAAWLRELVAAGLIPQGDVDERSIADVQPADLKGYTQCHWFAGIAGWPLALQLAGWPPTRPVWTGSAPCQPFSVAGKRKGQDDERHLWPAFFRLIRECRPDTVFGEQVSGAIRHGWLDGVCGDLEAEGYAVGACVLGAHSVGAPHIRQRLYWVADRSRSEILARPGQVQARSGEEVSYGLGDGLRNGGLADAMPTGRAERGAVAGDRQTPGSGSGVADREGARFKTRTGVSGRGEAKLIDGRRCGMGDASEPRREGGRPELPRRGGQQLAAESGPWSDFSLIPCADGKSRRVKPGIRLLAHGVPNRVGRLRGLGNAIVPQVAAAFIQAFMKEGGDAK encoded by the coding sequence ATGAACTACTACAACGACTGCGACCCGTTCGCGGCGGCGTGGCTGCGGGAACTCGTCGCCGCGGGACTGATACCCCAGGGGGACGTGGATGAACGAAGCATCGCCGACGTGCAGCCCGCAGACCTCAAAGGATATACCCAATGCCATTGGTTCGCCGGGATCGCAGGATGGCCCCTCGCCCTCCAGCTCGCCGGCTGGCCCCCAACTCGACCTGTTTGGACGGGGTCTGCACCCTGTCAGCCCTTCAGCGTCGCCGGGAAGCGAAAGGGGCAAGATGACGAGCGGCACCTATGGCCCGCATTCTTCAGGCTCATCCGCGAGTGCAGACCTGACACGGTGTTTGGCGAACAGGTTAGCGGAGCGATTCGGCACGGATGGCTCGATGGAGTATGCGGAGACCTGGAAGCGGAGGGCTACGCCGTCGGGGCGTGTGTACTGGGAGCACACAGCGTCGGCGCGCCGCACATCAGACAGCGGCTGTACTGGGTGGCCGACCGCTCGCGTTCCGAAATACTCGCACGACCTGGCCAAGTTCAAGCGAGATCCGGGGAGGAAGTCTCCTACGGACTTGGAGACGGCCTGCGTAATGGCGGGCTGGCCGACGCCATGCCAACAGGACGGGCCGAACGGGGGGCCGTCGCAGGGGACAGACAGACTCCCGGGAGCGGTAGCGGGGTGGCCGACCGCGAGGGTGCAAGATTCAAAACACGCACAGGCGTCTCCGGCAGAGGCGAAGCGAAACTCATTGACGGCCGCCGTTGCGGGATGGGCGACGCCTCAGAGCCGCGACGTGAAGGGGGTAGACCAGAACTTCCACGACGGGGCGGTCAACAACTCGCTGCCGAATCAGGCCCTTGGTCTGACTTCTCCCTCATCCCCTGTGCCGACGGCAAGTCGCGGCGCGTTAAACCCGGAATTCGTCTCCTGGCTCATGGGGTTCCCAACCGCGTGGGACGGCTTAGGGGCCTTGGCAACGCCATTGTGCCCCAAGTCGCGGCGGCGTTCATCCAAGCGTTCATGAAGGAGGGGGGCGACGCGAAATGA
- a CDS encoding DUF5131 family protein encodes MNRTKIEWADFTWNPIVGCTHGCPYCYARRFAKRQKCPQCREFTPHLHPERLDEPLRKRKPSRIFVCSMADLFDPLTGGVESGRVMHGRLWTQVCDVMADVRAQHHTFIVLTKQPEIMWRRLATRYHPIPRNWWLGVSVTNQEDADERIPALLSIKAAVRFISLEPLLGPVDLHPLWLDARSLSWVIVGAQTGPGAVAPKPEWIESIIWQCRVAGVPLFLKDNLKWPKVIREFPKA; translated from the coding sequence ATGAACCGGACCAAAATAGAGTGGGCCGACTTCACCTGGAACCCAATCGTCGGATGCACGCATGGCTGTCCCTACTGCTATGCTCGGCGCTTCGCCAAGCGGCAGAAGTGCCCCCAGTGTCGCGAGTTCACTCCCCACCTGCACCCGGAACGCTTGGACGAGCCGCTGAGGAAGCGCAAGCCGTCGCGGATCTTCGTGTGCTCAATGGCGGACCTGTTTGACCCGCTGACGGGGGGTGTGGAGTCCGGGCGCGTGATGCACGGGCGGCTGTGGACCCAGGTGTGCGATGTAATGGCTGACGTGCGGGCGCAGCATCACACGTTCATTGTCCTGACGAAACAGCCGGAGATTATGTGGCGACGCCTTGCAACGCGCTACCATCCTATCCCGCGCAACTGGTGGCTTGGCGTCTCCGTGACGAATCAGGAGGACGCCGACGAACGCATCCCGGCACTGCTGTCCATCAAGGCTGCGGTCCGATTCATCAGCCTGGAGCCGCTGCTGGGGCCGGTTGACCTGCACCCGCTCTGGCTCGATGCTCGTAGCCTCTCCTGGGTCATCGTCGGCGCACAGACCGGACCCGGCGCCGTCGCGCCCAAGCCGGAGTGGATCGAGTCCATCATCTGGCAGTGCCGTGTCGCGGGCGTGCCCCTGTTCCTCAAAGACAACCTGAAGTGGCCGAAGGTGATTCGGGAGTTCCCAAAGGCATGA
- a CDS encoding RusA family crossover junction endodeoxyribonuclease translates to MTLFIRVYDAPQPGGSKKGFVNPKTGRVIILEDAKRNKPWRQSVKAAALDAIAKASAWSMPDGSVKLTITFYMLRPKGHYGTGRNAGMLKQTAPRFPTTKPDLTKLVRSTEDALTGIVWHDDAQIVTQVLFKRYADEDSPVGAEMWIETAPTR, encoded by the coding sequence ATGACCCTCTTCATCCGTGTCTACGATGCCCCTCAGCCGGGCGGCAGCAAGAAGGGCTTCGTGAATCCCAAGACCGGGCGCGTCATCATCCTCGAAGACGCCAAGCGCAACAAACCGTGGCGGCAGTCGGTCAAGGCGGCGGCGCTGGACGCCATTGCCAAGGCGAGCGCATGGAGTATGCCAGACGGATCGGTCAAGCTTACCATCACGTTCTACATGTTGCGTCCGAAGGGCCACTATGGGACCGGGCGCAATGCGGGCATGCTGAAACAGACCGCACCACGATTCCCCACCACCAAGCCCGACCTGACGAAGCTCGTACGCTCCACTGAGGACGCGCTGACTGGCATCGTCTGGCACGACGATGCGCAGATCGTCACGCAGGTGTTGTTCAAACGGTACGCCGACGAAGACAGTCCAGTTGGCGCAGAGATGTGGATAGAGACGGCCCCGACGCGCTGA
- a CDS encoding septal ring lytic transglycosylase RlpA family protein, translating into MRNDERFFWWSIGVLTGAIIMIGCILLADKAADGAEAQYASWYSVASCEKESGQHIMANGQPLDDTKFTCASWDYPFGTVVRVRHGERSVNCVVTDRGPARRLYRKGVIIDLTRAAFLSLAPLEKGRIAVSIQEVEQ; encoded by the coding sequence ATGAGGAACGATGAGCGATTCTTTTGGTGGTCGATAGGAGTGCTCACTGGGGCCATCATCATGATCGGCTGCATCCTTTTGGCGGATAAGGCCGCCGACGGCGCAGAAGCTCAGTATGCCTCGTGGTACAGCGTGGCGTCTTGCGAGAAGGAATCGGGTCAGCACATCATGGCGAACGGGCAGCCGCTCGACGATACGAAGTTCACCTGCGCCAGTTGGGATTACCCATTTGGGACCGTCGTGCGGGTCCGGCACGGGGAACGCTCCGTGAATTGTGTCGTCACGGATCGCGGACCGGCACGACGGCTGTACCGGAAGGGCGTCATCATCGACCTGACGCGGGCGGCATTTCTGAGCCTCGCCCCGCTTGAGAAGGGGCGCATAGCGGTGAGCATACAGGAGGTGGAGCAATGA
- a CDS encoding helix-turn-helix domain-containing protein, whose product MEKNASNGKGTNFYTPREVAARWRVTRSTVIRLFHEGKLPGAFSIGGRGTQILLVGMTTIFTIVGGLSNGNH is encoded by the coding sequence ATGGAAAAGAACGCGTCAAATGGAAAAGGCACAAATTTTTACACGCCCCGCGAGGTGGCGGCGCGATGGCGGGTGACTCGAAGCACGGTGATCCGCCTGTTTCACGAGGGGAAACTGCCCGGCGCGTTTTCCATCGGCGGGCGAGGCACCCAAATACTTTTGGTGGGAATGACAACAATATTCACTATCGTCGGCGGTTTGTCAAATGGAAACCACTAA
- a CDS encoding S24 family peptidase, with amino-acid sequence METTKKNGFFSEAGRDMERKGLTDFGLRLRMWMDKNHHIGHGAVSETARQLEVGESTLRNWLYGPSQPTLPMLQKLAGRMRVRLEWLARGEGDMLDAPGGDLGKLPEGTARVPRVRSVRAIGPMGVMDVSQIEGWDVVDTKCSASPQYVVALRCEDDGMSRLIPSGALLFVDPTATPERCDGHIIVIANGDKHYLRRLRHDAHGTWVGVPEGTGDVLEIGKQYRLAGLIVEAQLGTLNW; translated from the coding sequence ATGGAAACCACTAAAAAAAACGGATTTTTTTCCGAGGCGGGCAGGGACATGGAACGCAAGGGTTTGACAGACTTTGGGTTACGGCTCAGGATGTGGATGGACAAAAACCATCACATCGGGCACGGGGCTGTCAGCGAAACCGCGCGGCAACTGGAAGTGGGCGAGTCTACTCTGCGAAATTGGCTCTACGGTCCGTCGCAACCGACGTTGCCGATGCTCCAAAAACTAGCCGGGCGCATGCGGGTGCGCCTGGAATGGCTTGCAAGGGGTGAGGGGGATATGTTGGACGCGCCTGGCGGCGACCTGGGGAAACTGCCGGAGGGGACCGCGCGGGTACCGCGCGTGCGGTCTGTACGGGCCATTGGGCCTATGGGCGTCATGGACGTTAGCCAAATCGAGGGGTGGGACGTGGTCGATACCAAATGCTCGGCAAGCCCGCAGTATGTTGTTGCGTTGCGTTGTGAAGACGACGGCATGTCCCGGCTCATTCCGTCAGGCGCACTCTTGTTCGTCGATCCGACGGCGACGCCTGAGAGGTGCGACGGACACATCATCGTCATCGCCAACGGGGACAAACACTACCTGCGTCGCCTGCGCCACGATGCGCATGGTACGTGGGTGGGAGTCCCCGAAGGGACCGGGGACGTGCTGGAGATCGGCAAACAGTACCGGCTGGCCGGGCTGATTGTCGAGGCGCAACTGGGCACTCTGAACTGGTAG
- a CDS encoding tyrosine-type recombinase/integrase, with protein sequence MVRLYQRRGWWHVDYVLEGVRFRHALRVRSRSDAELLRSKYESEILKRRLQGDLRGGKVVVVTVTELVERFDKWAEAHYSGSEYQVVQSAIRPLLDVAGKKAVGAFGLSDLKAVRERFYAKGWTRKTINGMVSRVRHIFKWGASNELVPPAVCQTLAALTGMRKGDAPEGEPVRPVSEEDMQKTLPELSPVVADIVRLVDLTGARTGEIVIMRPRDLDRSETPWTYRPAHHKTEHHGHDRLIYLGPQAQQIVVRYLLRDAEAFCFVPEGGTAAHYTVGVIRTAIARACRRAGVKTWTPHQLRHKAATRLRKEYGIETARVVLGQRSSAVTELYAEADRGRAAQAARDSG encoded by the coding sequence ATGGTCAGGCTCTATCAGAGGCGGGGATGGTGGCATGTGGATTACGTGCTTGAGGGGGTGCGGTTCCGCCATGCGCTCCGGGTCAGGTCACGGTCCGATGCGGAACTTCTCCGCTCCAAGTACGAGTCCGAAATCCTGAAGCGCAGACTGCAAGGCGACCTGCGCGGCGGGAAAGTCGTGGTAGTGACAGTGACAGAACTGGTCGAGCGATTCGACAAGTGGGCTGAGGCACACTACAGCGGCAGCGAGTATCAGGTGGTGCAGTCGGCGATCCGCCCGCTCCTGGACGTGGCCGGCAAGAAAGCGGTCGGGGCGTTCGGTCTGAGCGACCTCAAGGCGGTTCGGGAACGTTTCTACGCCAAGGGGTGGACGCGGAAGACCATCAACGGCATGGTGTCAAGGGTCCGGCACATCTTCAAGTGGGGGGCCAGCAACGAACTCGTTCCGCCGGCCGTCTGCCAGACCCTGGCTGCGCTGACCGGGATGCGCAAAGGCGACGCGCCCGAAGGTGAACCTGTCCGGCCCGTGTCTGAAGAAGACATGCAGAAAACGCTCCCCGAACTCTCCCCTGTTGTCGCGGATATCGTCCGGCTCGTAGACCTGACGGGTGCGCGAACGGGCGAGATCGTCATCATGCGCCCGCGGGATCTCGACAGGTCCGAGACGCCCTGGACCTACCGCCCCGCCCATCACAAGACGGAACACCACGGGCACGACAGGCTCATCTACCTGGGGCCACAGGCTCAACAGATAGTAGTGCGGTATCTGCTTCGGGACGCAGAGGCGTTCTGCTTCGTCCCTGAAGGGGGCACGGCCGCACATTACACCGTGGGGGTCATCAGGACTGCGATAGCGCGGGCATGTCGGCGTGCCGGGGTCAAGACGTGGACGCCCCACCAGTTGAGGCACAAGGCGGCGACGCGGCTCAGGAAAGAATACGGGATTGAGACGGCGCGGGTGGTGCTGGGTCAGCGGTCATCTGCGGTGACAGAACTATACGCTGAGGCTGACCGGGGTCGGGCTGCTCAGGCGGCGCGGGACTCTGGTTAG
- a CDS encoding metallophosphoesterase: protein MADRTIAQIHAVELPTGLTACYLYPMADLHDGDRALQRAKLKAYLDFIEKTPDTYILLLGDLCNTAIIDSVSDTYDEEYIVDKQKDTIVETFWPVRSRILAMTGGNHEHRISRSVGVDITKEIAGRLGVYYAPDEIYLKVSLGKSSRHAKRVAYGIYATHGTGGGRLMGGKANNLARLAEVCDADIYIAAHTHQIVAFPSLLYRMDLQNNIVVETKKLFVGTGGYLGRSRYAVRKTYPPQKVGSPRIRLDGKRKDAHVSV from the coding sequence GTGGCAGACCGCACCATCGCACAGATTCACGCCGTAGAACTGCCTACCGGCCTCACGGCCTGCTACCTCTACCCGATGGCCGACCTCCACGACGGCGACCGTGCCCTGCAACGCGCCAAGCTCAAAGCCTACCTTGACTTCATCGAGAAGACCCCCGACACCTACATCCTCTTGCTGGGCGACCTCTGCAACACCGCGATCATCGATTCCGTGTCCGACACGTACGACGAAGAGTACATCGTCGATAAGCAGAAGGACACCATCGTCGAAACCTTCTGGCCCGTACGTAGCCGCATCCTGGCCATGACCGGGGGGAACCACGAGCATCGGATATCGCGCTCCGTGGGCGTGGATATCACGAAGGAGATCGCCGGGCGACTGGGGGTCTATTACGCTCCGGACGAAATCTACCTGAAGGTGAGTCTGGGTAAATCATCCCGACACGCCAAGCGCGTAGCCTACGGCATCTACGCGACGCACGGGACGGGCGGCGGGCGACTCATGGGGGGCAAGGCCAACAACCTGGCGCGACTCGCGGAGGTGTGCGACGCCGACATCTACATCGCGGCGCACACACACCAGATCGTCGCGTTTCCCTCACTCCTGTACCGCATGGACCTGCAGAACAACATCGTGGTCGAGACCAAGAAGCTGTTTGTCGGCACCGGGGGCTATCTGGGTCGCAGTCGGTATGCCGTGCGGAAGACGTACCCGCCTCAGAAAGTCGGCAGCCCGCGCATCCGTCTGGACGGCAAGAGAAAAGACGCACACGTCAGCGTGTAG